A stretch of DNA from Cryptomeria japonica chromosome 4, Sugi_1.0, whole genome shotgun sequence:
GATGCTGCTTCGTTTGTATTTAATGTCCGCTCCACTAGCCTTACAAAATTGCAGGGGGCAAATTCTCAAAGATTTGGTCAACTATGAAGAAGAACTGCACAGTGTGGAAAAGGGCAAATATTTGTTCGCAGATCGTTTGCGAGGAATCCGTGCCCTTGTCATTTTGGATGATGTGGATGACCGAGTGCAATTGGACGCCTTAGCTGGGCATTGGTTGTCTCCTGGCAGCTGCTTAATCATAACTTCTCGAGATCGACACATTCTCAATACAGCTCACATCTCATCCGTATGCATTCACCAGATGAGCGGATTGGAAGAAAGTGAAGGTCTCCAATTGTTTAGCTGGCACGCGTTCCTCAGACCGTCCCCAATTCCTGGTTATGAAGTGCTCTCGAAAAGAATAGTGCAGGCTTGCAAGGGGCACCCTCTTTCTCTGGAAATCATTGGAGCTTTCTTGTATGATAAGCAGAACGACACAGATATTGACTGCTGGAATGAAATTCTTGACAACTTTACAGTGAACAAAGACATATTTAAAACACTCAAAATCAGTTATAAAGGTCTTAGTGTTGAGGAAAGAGAAATATTTTTGGACATTGCTTGCCTTTTTATTGGGGAACGCACAACTAATCCCATTCTTTTCTGGAAATCCATGTACAAGAATGTGCGCATTGCTATCACCAATCTTTCAATGAAGTTGCTGATAAAGATAGACGAAAAAGATGTATTTGATATGCATGATCTTGTGCGAGATATGGGGCGAATGGTTGCTGAAGAAGAGCAAACCCGGCAATGGCAGACT
This window harbors:
- the LOC131875263 gene encoding disease resistance protein L6-like, translating into MKLVMISMLLRLYLMSAPLALQNCRGQILKDLVNYEEELHSVEKGKYLFADRLRGIRALVILDDVDDRVQLDALAGHWLSPGSCLIITSRDRHILNTAHISSVCIHQMSGLEESEGLQLFSWHAFLRPSPIPGYEVLSKRIVQACKGHPLSLEIIGAFLYDKQNDTDIDCWNEILDNFTVNKDIFKTLKISYKGLSVEEREIFLDIACLFIGERTTNPILFWKSMYKNVRIAITNLSMKLLIKIDEKDVFDMHDLVRDMGRMVAEEEQTRQWQTAQSSSSSKNVSNISGLRLHKGDLRSLKMLGTPSLRYLHLEQVHIEDNTDNLPPSLRWLKVDSCSFPKTM